In Halococcus agarilyticus, one genomic interval encodes:
- a CDS encoding UxaA family hydrolase, with protein sequence MNTRISDSTDEMADEDSERSEVPFTGYRRNDGRIGVRNQVLVLPSVICSHVVAEEIADRSGNAVAASHDHGCGQLGADNEQTEAVLEGVAANPNIAGAVVVGLGCEEVQSNDVAAALDSRGVPVREVVIQEAGGTDACIERGVEAVAELGRHAEEAKSEPGTIAELTVGVVGDLNESSIEHADPLVAQLVNRVVSAGGRVVVAGTERFVAHPEETTSDTVPAAGADIEALVERHGNQPARASSTASRARELSYEACTRVVGDRRIRAVAPYGRSPGIDSGVVLVDAPSRFEEAATALAASGAQIVVHVTGDGIPAGHPIVPVLKISGDTETVAALPDDIDLDATSSTGEDLFRAVRSAIDGSPVSAERHGLTEFAITRVGPSM encoded by the coding sequence ATGAACACGCGCATCTCCGACTCGACCGACGAGATGGCGGACGAGGACTCGGAGCGCTCCGAGGTCCCGTTCACCGGGTACCGACGCAACGATGGCCGAATCGGGGTCCGAAACCAGGTGCTGGTGCTGCCCTCGGTCATCTGCTCGCACGTGGTCGCGGAGGAGATCGCAGATCGGTCGGGGAACGCCGTGGCGGCTTCGCACGACCACGGCTGTGGACAGCTCGGCGCGGACAACGAGCAGACCGAGGCCGTGCTGGAGGGCGTCGCGGCCAACCCCAACATCGCAGGGGCGGTCGTCGTTGGACTCGGCTGTGAGGAAGTACAGAGCAACGACGTCGCCGCGGCGCTTGATTCCCGCGGCGTGCCTGTTCGGGAGGTCGTCATTCAGGAGGCCGGCGGTACCGACGCCTGCATCGAACGTGGGGTCGAGGCAGTCGCGGAACTCGGCCGCCACGCGGAGGAGGCGAAGTCGGAGCCCGGGACGATAGCCGAACTGACGGTCGGAGTCGTCGGCGATCTCAACGAATCGTCGATCGAGCATGCGGACCCGCTCGTGGCGCAGCTGGTGAACCGCGTCGTTTCCGCTGGAGGGCGCGTCGTCGTCGCGGGCACCGAACGGTTCGTCGCACATCCCGAAGAAACCACGTCCGACACCGTTCCAGCCGCGGGAGCCGACATCGAGGCGCTCGTCGAACGTCACGGGAACCAACCCGCTCGGGCGAGCAGTACCGCCTCGCGCGCCCGCGAACTATCGTACGAGGCCTGCACGCGAGTCGTTGGCGACCGACGGATCCGGGCGGTCGCGCCGTACGGACGGAGCCCCGGGATCGATTCGGGTGTCGTGCTGGTCGACGCGCCATCGCGCTTCGAGGAGGCCGCGACCGCACTGGCGGCGTCAGGTGCCCAAATCGTCGTCCACGTGACCGGTGACGGCATCCCCGCCGGACACCCTATCGTGCCAGTCCTGAAGATCAGCGGCGACACCGAGACCGTCGCGGCGCTTCCGGACGATATCGACCTCGACGCGACCAGTTCGACGGGAGAGGACCTGTTCCGAGCGGTCCGGTCGGCGATCGACGGAAGCCCCGTGAGCGCGGAGCGTCACGGACTCACGGAGTTCGCGATAACTCGCGTCGGTCCGTCCATGTGA
- a CDS encoding phytanoyl-CoA dioxygenase family protein: protein MALFSSREKRELKRNGFVVKHDVIDEETIAAAQDAFWSGVPFDRDDYDALVDAPERFENAWEHIQDPEPFVSLNEQLLPYAEELAGEGALLDPGESIQVTPRFPNGELRETGDLPSLHRESGHIDGYGPQFDATHEVGYHTVMTSVYLEGVQPRGGGFTVWPGSHWYAGEYYSDHHLESLVDDPSLPAYEDGEWDRCGDLAQQMDPLEIYGDAGTTVFWHQNLLHCGGINRSPNVRLAAIQRFQRRDADDIKRDAYANPWKYWEGMEDVEIP from the coding sequence ATGGCGCTGTTCAGTAGCCGGGAGAAACGCGAGTTGAAGCGAAACGGTTTCGTAGTCAAACACGACGTCATCGATGAAGAAACGATAGCAGCGGCACAGGACGCCTTCTGGAGCGGGGTTCCCTTCGACCGCGACGACTACGATGCACTGGTGGACGCGCCCGAACGGTTCGAGAACGCGTGGGAGCACATTCAGGACCCAGAGCCCTTCGTCTCGCTCAACGAGCAGTTGCTGCCGTACGCCGAGGAACTCGCCGGAGAGGGAGCTCTCCTGGACCCTGGCGAGAGCATTCAGGTCACGCCACGCTTCCCGAACGGAGAACTGCGCGAGACGGGCGATCTTCCGTCCTTGCACCGTGAAAGCGGACATATCGACGGATACGGTCCACAGTTCGATGCGACACACGAGGTCGGCTACCACACCGTGATGACGTCCGTGTATCTCGAGGGAGTGCAACCCCGTGGTGGCGGGTTCACCGTCTGGCCGGGCTCTCACTGGTACGCGGGAGAGTACTACAGCGACCACCACCTCGAGAGTCTCGTCGACGACCCCTCACTGCCTGCGTACGAGGACGGGGAGTGGGACCGATGCGGCGATCTCGCCCAGCAGATGGACCCACTGGAGATATACGGTGACGCCGGAACCACCGTGTTTTGGCACCAGAACCTGCTGCACTGTGGCGGGATCAACCGGAGTCCGAACGTTCGACTCGCGGCGATCCAGCGGTTCCAGCGGAGAGACGCAGACGACATCAAGCGTGACGCGTACGCGAACCCGTGGAAGTACTGGGAAGGGATGGAAGACGTCGAAATTCCGTAG